In the genome of Candidatus Sysuiplasma jiujiangense, the window TCAATATGATGAAACCCGGAAACCACAATGGCCAGCTGCGATCGCATTCGAACAGTTCCCTTCCCGGAGCAGTATTCTTCGACCTTGATGAGACGATATTCGAATTCAGGAGTTCATCGCGAGCAGGGCTGAAGGCTGTTATTTCCAGTTTTCCTCAATTATCTTCAGTTGGAGACGAGACGCTGGAAAGTCTGTACTGGAACCTTGGCAAAGAAACGCTGCAGCTGGTCAGATCAGGTAATCTTGAAATAGGGTGTGAAAGCGAATACAGATTCAAGAAGCTGCTTGAATTTTTGGGGCTGAATGTGAAAGAAGACGAATTGAGTTCACTGATAGTCTCCTATGATGCAGAATTCTCGAAACAGTGCCGAACCGTTCCGGGAGCAAGGGAAATACTGGCAGGCATTAGAGATGGCGGCATAAAGATAGGGGTGATTACCAACGGCCCAAGGAAAACTCAAATAAAAACCCTTGAAAGACTGAAA includes:
- a CDS encoding HAD family hydrolase → MMKPGNHNGQLRSHSNSSLPGAVFFDLDETIFEFRSSSRAGLKAVISSFPQLSSVGDETLESLYWNLGKETLQLVRSGNLEIGCESEYRFKKLLEFLGLNVKEDELSSLIVSYDAEFSKQCRTVPGAREILAGIRDGGIKIGVITNGPRKTQIKTLERLKLNPLIDFMITPDDAGALKPDPRIFIRATDLAEVPPENSVMVGDSWANDILGASSLGIKPVWLNRKGEQIPLTDVAISITTLWELPGIIGLQPVISPP